GGTGGTCGAACGGACTCTGTCATGGTTGAATCGCTATCGAAAACTGCTGGTTCGATTCGAGAAGACCAAGGCAAGTCACGAGGCTTTATTAGAGTTGGCATGTGCATTGATTGTTTTTAGACGGGTTATTGTTATTTACGGATAAGCTCTTACACAATCACTAAAGGGAGTATCAGTACTTTATAATACCTATTGGGTTAGATTTAACTACGGGGCTTTTACTCATGAATCTACTGTGACCAACACACTGACATTATTTAATTCGGCTAAAAAAGCAGGTGTTGAACGGATTGTGCATGTTAGTATTACAAACCCTTCAGAAGAATCTAATCTTGAATACTTCCGAGGGAAAGCAAAGCTTGAAAAAGCATTGATGAAATTGGGTATTTCATAT
This genomic interval from Candidatus Auribacterota bacterium contains the following:
- a CDS encoding transposase → VVERTLSWLNRYRKLLVRFEKTKASHEALLELACALIVFRRVIVIYG